In Actinomycetota bacterium, the genomic stretch CGCTCGTTCCGGGTCCTGGGCCCGAAGGCCACCCAGGACGCGTTCGCCCTGGAGGACCGGGCCGCCACGCTGCCGCTGGTGAAGAACTACTGGACCACCCGGTGGCCGTGCACGGACGTGAAGGTCCTCCCCGACGAGCTCCGCGCGCACGGCGTGGCGTGGCGCTACTACCAGGGCGAGAGCCTGTGGGCGCAGCCGCTGCGGATGGTGCACCACGTCCGGTTCGGGCCGGAGTGGCGAAACGTCGTCCCCGAGCCCCAGTTCATCCCCGACGCCCTGGCGGGGCGGCTCCCGGCGGTGTCCTGGGTGGTCCCGCCGGTCCCGGAGTCCGACCACCCGCCGTACGGCATCTGCCAGGGCGAGAACTGGACCGTCCGGACGCTGAACGCGATCATGCAGGGCCCCGAGTGGTCGAGCACGGCGGTGGTCGTCACGTGGGACGACTTCGGGGGCTTCTACGACCACGTCCCCCCACCCCACGTCGACCTGTACGGTCTGGGCCCGCGCGTCCCGGCCATCGTCATCTCGCCGTGGGCCAAACCGGGGTTCGTGGACCACACCACGCTGGAGTTCTCGTCAGTCCTGAAGCTGATCGAGGACCTCCACGGGCTGAAGCCGCTGACCCAGCGTGACGGCGAGGCGGCCGACCTGCTGGAGGCGTTCGATTTCACGCAGAGGCCGAACCCGCTGCTGGTGCTGTCCGAACGAGACTGCGCGCCGGCCCGCCGAGGCTAGCGGCCCTCGGCGACCTGCCCCGATTCGGTGACCCGGAGGTCGGTGAACCCCGAGTGCTCCTTCGGCCCCTCGACCAGCATCGTCGAGTCGTCGAGGCATCCCAGCCGGTGCAGCGTGTCGAGCACCCGCTGGAGCGATTCCTCGGGCGTCTCCACCATGGTGTCGAGCCTCAGCTCGGGGTCCTCGGGAGCCTCGTAGGGATCGTCCACGCCGGTGAAGCCGGTGATCTCTCCCGCCATGGCCTTCTTGTACAGGCCCTTGGGATCGCGATGATCGGCGATCTCCTTCACGGTCGCGTGGACGTGGACCTCCACGAACTTCGCCGTCTTCTCGATCTGGGTGCGCACGGCGTCGCGCGTCTCCCGGTACGGGGAGATCGGACAGCAGATCGTGACCACGCCGTTTCGGGCCAGCAGGTCCGCCACGAACCCGATCCGCAGGACGTTGGTGTCGCGGTCCTCCTTGGAGAACCCCAAGCCCTTGGACAGGTTCTGCCGGACCACGTCTCCGTCCAGGATCTCGGTCCTCATCCCGCGGGCCCTCAGCTCGTGGAAGAGCATCTCGGCGATGGTGGACTTGCCCGCTCCGGACAGTCCGGTGAACCAGACGCAGAACCCGCTCTCGCCGCTGGTACCGCTGCCGCTGCCGCTGCCGTCCAGATCCCTCACAGGAAGCTCTTCCCCTCCGCGCCCTCCGGCGCCTCGATGCCGTACAGCGACAGGATCGACGGGCCCACATCGACGAGGCGCAGCCCCTCCTGCCGGCCCACGGCCTGCCCCGGGCGGCCCGCCATCACGAACACGCCGGTCCGGTCGTGGTTGGCCCCGTCGGGGCCGGTGTCGTTCTCGTAGGTGAAGATGTCCTCGTAGCCGACCGTGCCCACCGAGCGCCACTCCAGGTCGCCGAAGTACACGATGAGGTCCGGGGCGACCCCGCGGACCTCCGAATAGACGTCCTCGGGCTTGAACACGCGGGTCCCGAGCGACGTGCCGTCCGGGCCGGGCATGGCCTCGAGCTTCGCCACCAGCTCGTCGCGGGTCTCCTCGTACCGCCCGGGGTCCACCACGCCCTGCGGCTCGCGCCCCTTCACGTTCAGGAACAGGCGGCCGTAGTACCCCCCGTCGCCCCATGCCACGGTGCGCTTCCAGTCGATGGGGGCCTTGGCGATCGGCGTGAGCCCCTCCGGCGACTCCGTCATGGCCAGGTATCCCTCGCGCATGAGCCAGTCGTTGAAGCACAGGCCGCCGATCATGGGTCGGGCCCCGTGGTCGGACATCACGATGGTGATGGCGTCGTGCGGAAGCGCCTCCAGCAGCGAGCCGATCTCCTTGTCCAGGTACCGGTAGTAGTCCTGGAACGCGGTCTCGAACGCGTTCCCGGGCTCGTACTTCGGATGCTTGGGGTCGTAGTACTGCCAGAACACGTGGTGCAACCGGTCCGGGCCCATCTCCACGAGCATGAAGTAGTCCCACGGCTTTGTACGAATCAGCCGGCGGGCCACCGCGAACCGCCGCTCTGTCATCTTGAACACCTGGTCCAGGACGAACTCGTAGCCCTTGTCGCGGAAGTTCGGGATGTCGAAGATGTAGTTGCCCGCCCCGACCTCCTCCTCGACCTCGTGCATCACCTCGGCCGGATACGCGTACGTCTTCGCCGACGGCGGCGTCAGGAAACACGAGATCCGCCACCCCTCGACCGGCTTCGGCGGGTAGCTGGGCGGCACGCCGATCAGCAGCGACTTCAGGCCGTTCTGCCCCAGGAAGTCCCACACGGCGGGCTCTTTCACGGCGTCCGAGGTGGCGATGGAGAGTCCCTCGTAGCTCGAGTCCTTGCGGTTACGGAAGCCGTAGATCCCGAGCTGCCCCGGCGTCTTCCCGGTCATGGCGCAGGCCCATCCGGGGACGGTGATCGG encodes the following:
- the cysC gene encoding adenylyl-sulfate kinase — protein: MDGSGSGSGTSGESGFCVWFTGLSGAGKSTIAEMLFHELRARGMRTEILDGDVVRQNLSKGLGFSKEDRDTNVLRIGFVADLLARNGVVTICCPISPYRETRDAVRTQIEKTAKFVEVHVHATVKEIADHRDPKGLYKKAMAGEITGFTGVDDPYEAPEDPELRLDTMVETPEESLQRVLDTLHRLGCLDDSTMLVEGPKEHSGFTDLRVTESGQVAEGR
- a CDS encoding alkaline phosphatase family protein, translated to MTIQGPRVAVIGLDCATPQLLFRDLADEVPNIRELMARGMHGDLASITPPITVPGWACAMTGKTPGQLGIYGFRNRKDSSYEGLSIATSDAVKEPAVWDFLGQNGLKSLLIGVPPSYPPKPVEGWRISCFLTPPSAKTYAYPAEVMHEVEEEVGAGNYIFDIPNFRDKGYEFVLDQVFKMTERRFAVARRLIRTKPWDYFMLVEMGPDRLHHVFWQYYDPKHPKYEPGNAFETAFQDYYRYLDKEIGSLLEALPHDAITIVMSDHGARPMIGGLCFNDWLMREGYLAMTESPEGLTPIAKAPIDWKRTVAWGDGGYYGRLFLNVKGREPQGVVDPGRYEETRDELVAKLEAMPGPDGTSLGTRVFKPEDVYSEVRGVAPDLIVYFGDLEWRSVGTVGYEDIFTYENDTGPDGANHDRTGVFVMAGRPGQAVGRQEGLRLVDVGPSILSLYGIEAPEGAEGKSFL